The following are encoded in a window of Methanocella sp. genomic DNA:
- a CDS encoding ORC1-type DNA replication protein, translating to MLMDKTAQQARSQEPSIQGPAPSETKGLFEDLIRESPEESHIDRLFENLLSIKPIFVNREVLRPSYTPDYLPHRLDQINAVAEILVAALRGESPSNILIYGKTGTGKTATLESVSKKLMDLSDKMHIECKVLFINCERIDTQYRILAHLARHYNRDVPITGWPTDQVFNEFREALDKKEQIAIIILDEIDNLVKKSGDDILYNLSRINADLKKAKVSIIGISNDLTFTDYLDPRVKSSLGEEEIIFPPYNADQLRDILEQRSRMAFKENTLEPAVIPLCAAFAAQEHGDARKALDLLRVSAELAERLRDTVVREDHVRKAREKIEIDRITEVVRTLPTQSKLVLYSIVQLDSAGSHELNTGDVYNVYRRLCRMIDMDVLTQRRVTDLISELDMLGIINAIVVSKGRYGRTKEIALSVPAESTRKVLLDDYRLRTLKDARPYFETQQRFNDKADN from the coding sequence ATGTTAATGGATAAGACAGCTCAGCAGGCCAGGTCTCAGGAACCCTCTATTCAGGGCCCTGCCCCTTCTGAAACAAAGGGCCTGTTCGAGGACCTTATCAGGGAAAGCCCGGAGGAGAGCCACATCGACAGGCTATTCGAGAACCTTCTGAGCATAAAGCCGATCTTCGTTAACAGGGAAGTGCTTCGGCCGTCCTATACTCCCGATTATCTACCCCACCGTTTAGACCAGATCAACGCGGTGGCCGAGATCCTGGTGGCTGCGCTGCGGGGCGAGTCCCCCTCGAACATCCTCATATACGGCAAGACGGGAACGGGCAAGACCGCCACGCTGGAGAGCGTGAGCAAGAAGCTCATGGACCTCTCGGACAAGATGCACATCGAGTGTAAAGTCCTTTTCATTAACTGCGAGCGCATTGACACACAGTACCGTATCCTGGCCCACCTCGCCCGGCACTACAACCGTGACGTCCCCATCACCGGCTGGCCCACTGACCAGGTGTTCAACGAGTTTCGCGAGGCCCTGGACAAGAAAGAGCAGATTGCGATAATAATCCTGGACGAGATAGATAACCTGGTCAAGAAGAGCGGCGACGACATTCTCTATAACCTGTCGAGGATCAACGCCGACCTTAAAAAGGCGAAGGTCAGCATCATCGGCATATCCAACGACCTCACCTTCACCGATTATCTGGACCCGAGGGTGAAGTCCTCGCTGGGCGAGGAGGAGATCATATTCCCGCCATATAACGCCGACCAGCTCAGGGACATCCTGGAGCAGCGAAGCAGGATGGCCTTCAAGGAGAACACCCTGGAGCCGGCGGTGATCCCCCTCTGCGCCGCCTTCGCGGCCCAGGAGCACGGCGACGCCCGCAAGGCGCTGGACCTTCTTCGCGTTTCGGCCGAGCTCGCAGAGAGGCTCCGGGACACCGTGGTGAGAGAGGACCACGTCCGCAAGGCCCGGGAGAAGATCGAGATCGACCGCATCACAGAGGTGGTCCGTACGCTCCCGACCCAGAGTAAGCTTGTATTATACAGCATCGTGCAGCTTGACTCGGCGGGCTCCCATGAGCTGAACACGGGCGACGTCTACAACGTTTATAGACGCCTGTGCCGGATGATCGACATGGACGTGCTCACGCAGCGCAGGGTGACCGACCTCATCTCCGAGCTGGACATGCTGGGCATCATCAACGCCATAGTGGTCAGCAAGGGCCGCTATGGCCGCACGAAGGAGATCGCCCTGAGCGTCCCGGCGGAGAGCACGCGGAAAGTCCTGCTGGACGACTATCGCTTGAGGACGTTAAAGGACGCCCGCCCCTACTTTGAGACGCAGCAGCGCTTTAATGATAAGGCGGATAATTAG